In one Hyphomicrobium sp. 99 genomic region, the following are encoded:
- a CDS encoding thiazole synthase translates to MNIRDQALHSGRALSVYGEKISSRLLLGTAGYPSPAILANAVKASAAEIVTVSLRREAAGGKAGERFLEIIKDLGVRVLPNTAGCRTAGEAITTAAMARELFGTDWIKLEVIANDDTLQPDVFGLVEAAGALTRDGFKVLPYTTEDLSVAERLQRAGCQVIMPWAAPIGSGRGLANVQALTSLRAYFPDVTLIIDAGIGAPSHAALAMELGYDAVLLNTAVAKAGDPVKMASAFASAIQSGRLGFEAGLIPARDMAVPSTPVAGTPFFDLD, encoded by the coding sequence ATGAACATTCGCGATCAGGCGTTGCATTCGGGGCGTGCGCTCTCCGTTTACGGGGAGAAGATCTCGTCGCGGCTTCTGCTCGGAACGGCGGGCTATCCGTCTCCAGCTATTCTGGCGAATGCCGTCAAGGCATCGGCCGCAGAGATTGTAACCGTGTCGTTGCGCCGCGAGGCTGCGGGCGGGAAGGCCGGCGAGCGGTTTCTCGAAATCATCAAAGACCTCGGCGTTCGCGTGCTTCCGAACACAGCCGGATGCCGAACCGCGGGCGAAGCCATTACGACAGCCGCTATGGCGCGCGAGCTTTTCGGAACGGATTGGATCAAGCTCGAAGTCATCGCCAACGACGACACTCTCCAACCCGACGTGTTCGGGCTGGTCGAAGCGGCCGGCGCGCTCACTCGGGACGGCTTCAAGGTGCTGCCCTATACAACGGAGGATCTCTCGGTTGCGGAACGGCTGCAGCGCGCGGGGTGCCAAGTCATCATGCCTTGGGCGGCGCCGATCGGCAGCGGCCGGGGGCTCGCCAACGTGCAGGCGCTGACGAGCTTGCGGGCCTATTTTCCTGACGTCACTCTCATCATCGATGCGGGCATCGGCGCGCCATCGCACGCGGCGCTCGCGATGGAGCTTGGCTATGACGCCGTCTTGCTCAACACTGCGGTCGCGAAAGCGGGCGATCCCGTGAAAATGGCAAGCGCGTTTGCCTCTGCGATCCAATCAGGCCGTCTCGGTTTCGAAGCGGGGCTGATACCGGCTCGCGATATGGCTGTGCCTTCCACGCCCGTTGCGGGTACCCCGTTTTTTGATCTTGATTGA
- a CDS encoding SIS domain-containing protein, which produces MQKVIPFQLPDGERRGNAGESDETTPISSALRTLNLGAEGLSQLANEVAGPMAPAFDEAVRRLKAVSGRVIVTGIGKSGHVAQKIAATFASTGTPAFFVHPGEASHGDLGMITRSDLILALSWSGETVELKPIITYSRRFAVPLIAITSQANSALGEQADILLLLPRVKEACPHGLAPTTSTTIQLAIGDSLAIALLDARGFTAHDFKIFHPGGSLGANLKYVADVMHPSDRLPLIASGALMSEALVAMTEKSFGCVGVTDAKGRLIGVITDGDLRRHMGARLLEVTVDEVMTAKPKTIAPTLLASAALELINSSRITALFVVEKQKPVGIVHVHDLLRVGVA; this is translated from the coding sequence ATGCAGAAGGTAATTCCATTCCAGCTGCCTGACGGCGAGCGCAGGGGAAATGCCGGCGAGTCCGACGAGACGACGCCGATTTCCTCGGCACTTCGTACACTCAATCTCGGTGCCGAAGGCTTGTCGCAGCTCGCGAACGAGGTTGCGGGTCCCATGGCCCCGGCGTTCGATGAAGCCGTTCGCCGCCTGAAGGCTGTCAGCGGCCGCGTCATCGTGACCGGCATCGGCAAGAGCGGCCACGTCGCCCAGAAAATCGCTGCGACCTTTGCTTCGACCGGAACGCCGGCTTTCTTCGTCCACCCCGGCGAAGCCTCTCACGGCGACCTCGGAATGATCACGCGGTCGGATCTCATCCTCGCGCTGTCCTGGTCCGGTGAGACCGTTGAACTCAAACCCATCATTACCTATTCGCGCCGGTTTGCGGTTCCGTTGATCGCGATCACCTCGCAGGCAAATTCCGCTCTCGGCGAGCAGGCCGACATCCTTCTGCTTCTACCCCGCGTGAAGGAAGCCTGCCCGCACGGTCTCGCACCGACGACGTCGACGACCATCCAGCTCGCGATCGGCGACAGCCTCGCGATTGCGCTGCTGGACGCGCGCGGCTTCACTGCCCACGATTTCAAAATCTTCCATCCCGGCGGTTCGCTCGGCGCCAACCTGAAGTATGTCGCCGACGTCATGCATCCGTCCGATCGGCTGCCTTTGATCGCCAGCGGCGCTCTGATGTCGGAAGCTCTCGTCGCCATGACCGAAAAAAGCTTTGGCTGCGTCGGCGTGACGGATGCCAAAGGCCGCCTCATCGGCGTGATCACCGACGGCGATTTGCGGCGGCACATGGGCGCCAGATTGCTCGAAGTGACGGTGGACGAGGTGATGACCGCGAAGCCCAAGACGATTGCGCCGACCCTGCTGGCGTCAGCCGCCTTGGAGCTTATCAACTCGTCACGCATTACAGCGCTGTTCGTGGTCGAGAAGCAGAAGCCCGTCGGCATCGTGCACGTGCACGATTTGCTGAGAGTGGGCGTCGCCTAG
- a CDS encoding thiamine phosphate synthase, protein MKSEQPKLARFYPIVPDIGWLERIVPLGVKLVQLRIKDASPAEVAAQTKRALALCRANNCQLVLNDYWEAALDTGADYIHLGQDDLRTADLEAIKLAGIKLGISTHDEAELQTALAVEPDYVALGPIYETKLKAMPWAPQGLDKIKEWRKKLAGLPLVAIGGLTPERAADVLEAGADSLAVITDFFTAADPEARILQWLRQLESR, encoded by the coding sequence TTGAAATCCGAACAGCCAAAGCTCGCCCGCTTCTATCCGATCGTGCCCGACATCGGCTGGCTGGAACGTATCGTTCCGCTCGGCGTGAAGCTGGTGCAACTGCGGATCAAGGATGCCTCACCGGCTGAGGTCGCCGCCCAAACGAAGCGGGCGCTCGCCCTCTGCCGGGCGAACAACTGTCAGCTCGTTCTGAACGATTATTGGGAGGCTGCGCTCGATACGGGTGCGGATTACATTCATCTCGGGCAGGACGATCTGCGTACAGCCGATCTTGAGGCGATAAAGCTCGCAGGCATCAAGCTCGGGATTTCGACCCACGATGAAGCGGAGTTGCAAACCGCCCTTGCCGTGGAGCCCGATTACGTGGCACTCGGCCCGATCTACGAGACCAAGCTAAAAGCCATGCCATGGGCTCCTCAAGGCCTTGATAAAATTAAAGAATGGCGGAAAAAGCTCGCTGGGCTGCCTTTGGTCGCGATCGGCGGCCTGACGCCGGAGCGCGCAGCAGACGTACTGGAAGCTGGGGCGGACAGCTTGGCGGTTATTACCGATTTCTTTACGGCCGCCGATCCCGAGGCGCGGATTCTTCAATGGTTGCGACAGTTAGAGTCTCGATAA
- the thiS gene encoding sulfur carrier protein ThiS, which yields MLQHETTIELIVNGQKTASGAVTLAELIDERGLSEAKVATALNGQFVPAAQRATTMLSRGDRVEIVSARQGG from the coding sequence ATGCTACAACACGAAACGACCATCGAGTTGATCGTCAACGGGCAGAAGACCGCCAGCGGAGCCGTTACGCTCGCTGAGCTCATTGACGAGCGCGGCTTGTCCGAGGCGAAGGTTGCGACGGCGCTCAACGGGCAGTTCGTACCGGCGGCACAGCGTGCTACGACGATGCTGAGCCGCGGTGACCGCGTCGAGATCGTTTCGGCTCGGCAGGGCGGCTAA
- a CDS encoding acyl-[ACP]--phospholipid O-acyltransferase → MFSRLMSSRRFAPLFWSQLLAALNDNLLKNALAMLVVYKLAMENGPALGTLAGAALVLPFFVFSALAGQLADKFDKAKVAARVRLLEIPIALIAAAGFLLPSVPLLFAALVLFGTLSAFFGPVKYGLLPSHLETKELPSGNALIEGATFIAILIGTIGGNLASGGETEIIIVASAIVGISVLGWLFARFIPPAPSSVPDLVVDRNIITSTATLLKDLRADKRIWQGALITSWFWLVGAAVLALLQNLIPQVLNGAPSVYTLALFTFAVAVALGSIAAARASTNRPNLALVPIGALLMGIFLLDLAWLASTMKPAPAPLSAAEILGSIEGLHMLVDLAGIAIAGGLFIVPSFAAVQAWSPVERRSRVIAGCNVLSAAFMTLVGIAIAGLQFEKIPVSILYAGLGIANLIVVGLVLRAWGAEGVKDVVVFLFKTFFGLEIRGLENLPKVGERAIIAPNHVSLLDAGLMNGLLPSHTAYAVDTDIAKTWWAKPFLKLAQFYTIDPTRPLGMRHLIQAVKDGASLVIFPEGRLTVTGGLMKVYDGTAMIADKANAPVIPVRIDGLERSHFGYLSKAQTKKVWFPKTTVTILPPVWLKVDPALRGKARRQAAGAALQDIMTDSAVLTTPIDQTLFEALVLAKKTRDTGKPAIEDPLGSKLSYKKLIVGAQVLGAKLAPMLPPPASAVGVLLPNSAGVAVTFFALQTIGRVPAMLNFSAGPANVVSACKAANVSVVLTSRAFVEKGHLEPLIQAIEPVARVIYLEDVRPTITFRDKVKGITQGGRPQVKADFNAPAAILFTSGSEGTPKGVVLSHRNILANCAQSLTRVACNGTDKVFNALPVFHSFGLTAGLLMPLVAGVPVYLYPTPLHYRIIPELVYQSNATIMFGTDTFLAGYARAAHPYDFARVRLVLAGAEAVKDRTRQLYMDRFGVRILEGYGVTETAPVLAINTPLANKAGSVGRLSPLMEARLEPVPGIESGGRFYVRGPNVMLGYYRAANPGVLEPPAGGWHDTGDIVEIDPQGFITIKGRAKRFAKIGGEMISLSSVEALAAELWPHQTTVVVALPDQRKGERLALLTTDPSCTRDAFAQFVRRKGVSELTTPADVLVVPKIPLLGSGKPDYVAALNLAKQTLASKSGGVEQRPLTPAV, encoded by the coding sequence ATGTTTTCGCGCTTGATGTCGTCCCGCCGCTTCGCGCCGCTCTTTTGGAGCCAGCTCCTGGCGGCGCTGAACGACAACCTGCTGAAGAACGCGCTTGCGATGCTGGTCGTCTACAAACTGGCGATGGAAAACGGGCCGGCGCTTGGAACGCTTGCCGGCGCGGCCCTCGTGCTTCCCTTTTTTGTCTTCTCGGCACTCGCCGGACAGCTCGCCGACAAGTTCGATAAGGCGAAGGTTGCCGCTCGCGTCCGCCTTTTGGAAATTCCAATCGCCCTCATCGCGGCCGCCGGCTTCCTGTTGCCGTCAGTCCCGCTTCTGTTCGCAGCGCTCGTCCTCTTCGGCACGTTGAGCGCGTTCTTCGGCCCGGTGAAATACGGGCTCCTGCCGTCCCATCTCGAAACCAAGGAACTTCCCTCGGGCAACGCGCTGATCGAAGGCGCGACTTTCATCGCCATCCTGATCGGAACCATCGGCGGCAATCTGGCGTCCGGCGGCGAGACGGAAATCATCATCGTTGCGAGCGCCATCGTCGGCATCTCGGTGCTTGGCTGGCTTTTCGCGCGGTTTATTCCGCCTGCGCCGTCATCCGTGCCCGATCTCGTCGTCGATAGGAACATCATCACGTCGACCGCCACTCTGCTGAAGGATCTGCGCGCCGACAAACGCATTTGGCAAGGCGCGCTCATTACGTCGTGGTTCTGGCTGGTCGGAGCTGCCGTGCTGGCCCTGCTGCAGAACCTCATCCCACAAGTTCTCAACGGCGCGCCCTCGGTTTACACGCTTGCGCTCTTCACGTTCGCGGTCGCGGTCGCCCTCGGATCGATCGCAGCCGCCCGCGCCAGCACCAATCGGCCCAATCTCGCGCTCGTGCCCATCGGCGCATTGCTGATGGGCATCTTCCTGCTCGATCTGGCGTGGCTCGCATCGACCATGAAGCCCGCGCCTGCGCCGCTCAGCGCGGCAGAGATCCTGGGCTCGATCGAGGGCCTTCACATGCTCGTCGATCTCGCGGGCATCGCCATCGCCGGCGGCCTTTTCATCGTGCCCTCGTTTGCGGCCGTGCAGGCCTGGTCGCCCGTCGAGCGTCGCTCGCGCGTGATCGCCGGCTGCAATGTTCTGTCTGCCGCATTCATGACGCTCGTCGGCATCGCGATCGCGGGCCTGCAATTCGAGAAGATCCCGGTCTCGATCCTTTACGCTGGCCTCGGAATCGCAAACCTCATCGTCGTCGGCCTCGTACTCAGAGCCTGGGGCGCCGAGGGCGTAAAAGACGTCGTCGTCTTCCTATTCAAGACGTTCTTCGGTCTCGAAATCCGGGGCCTCGAAAATCTCCCGAAAGTGGGAGAGCGCGCCATCATCGCCCCCAACCACGTCAGCCTGCTTGATGCGGGATTGATGAACGGACTTCTGCCCTCCCACACGGCCTATGCGGTCGATACCGATATCGCCAAGACGTGGTGGGCTAAGCCGTTCCTGAAGCTCGCGCAGTTCTACACGATCGACCCGACGCGCCCGCTCGGCATGCGCCATCTGATCCAGGCCGTCAAAGACGGAGCGTCGCTCGTGATCTTTCCGGAAGGACGCCTGACGGTCACCGGCGGACTAATGAAAGTTTACGACGGCACCGCGATGATCGCGGACAAGGCAAATGCGCCCGTCATCCCCGTTCGCATCGACGGCCTCGAGCGCTCGCATTTCGGATATCTGAGCAAAGCGCAGACGAAGAAAGTCTGGTTTCCGAAAACTACGGTGACCATTCTTCCGCCGGTCTGGCTGAAGGTCGATCCAGCGCTCCGCGGCAAGGCACGGCGGCAAGCAGCAGGCGCAGCGTTGCAAGACATCATGACCGATTCCGCCGTGCTGACGACGCCGATCGACCAGACGCTATTCGAAGCGCTCGTTCTCGCCAAGAAGACGCGCGACACCGGCAAGCCCGCCATCGAAGATCCGCTCGGCAGCAAGCTTTCCTACAAGAAGCTGATCGTCGGCGCTCAGGTTCTCGGCGCGAAGCTTGCGCCGATGTTGCCGCCGCCCGCATCCGCCGTCGGCGTGCTGTTGCCGAACTCCGCCGGCGTCGCGGTGACGTTCTTCGCTCTACAAACGATCGGCCGCGTCCCGGCGATGCTGAACTTCTCCGCCGGACCAGCCAACGTCGTCTCCGCTTGCAAGGCGGCGAATGTCTCCGTCGTGCTGACCTCGCGCGCCTTCGTCGAGAAGGGCCATTTGGAGCCGCTCATCCAAGCCATCGAACCGGTCGCGCGCGTGATTTATTTGGAAGACGTGCGCCCGACGATCACGTTCCGCGACAAGGTCAAAGGCATCACGCAGGGTGGAAGACCGCAAGTCAAAGCGGACTTCAATGCGCCAGCCGCAATCCTCTTCACGTCTGGTTCCGAAGGAACGCCAAAAGGCGTCGTGCTCTCGCACCGAAACATTCTTGCCAATTGCGCCCAAAGCCTCACGCGCGTCGCCTGCAACGGCACGGATAAGGTTTTCAATGCGCTTCCGGTCTTCCATTCGTTCGGCCTGACCGCAGGCCTGCTGATGCCGCTCGTCGCGGGCGTACCCGTCTATCTCTATCCGACGCCACTGCATTACCGCATCATTCCGGAACTCGTTTATCAGTCGAACGCCACGATCATGTTCGGCACGGATACGTTCCTCGCAGGCTACGCGCGCGCCGCCCATCCTTATGACTTCGCGCGCGTCCGCCTCGTTCTCGCAGGCGCCGAGGCGGTGAAGGACCGGACCCGTCAACTCTATATGGATCGCTTCGGCGTTCGCATTCTCGAAGGCTATGGCGTGACGGAAACGGCGCCAGTGCTCGCGATCAACACGCCGCTCGCCAATAAGGCCGGCAGCGTCGGCCGCCTCTCGCCGCTGATGGAAGCCCGCCTCGAACCTGTCCCCGGCATCGAAAGCGGCGGTCGTTTCTACGTGCGCGGACCCAACGTGATGCTCGGCTATTATCGCGCCGCAAACCCCGGCGTCCTCGAACCCCCGGCTGGCGGCTGGCACGACACCGGCGACATCGTCGAGATCGACCCGCAAGGCTTCATCACGATCAAAGGCCGCGCCAAGCGCTTCGCCAAGATCGGCGGAGAGATGATCTCGCTTTCCTCAGTCGAGGCATTGGCTGCCGAGCTTTGGCCACACCAGACGACCGTCGTCGTCGCGCTTCCCGACCAGCGAAAAGGCGAGCGCCTGGCGCTGCTGACGACCGATCCGAGTTGCACGCGTGATGCATTCGCGCAGTTCGTGCGCAGAAAAGGCGTGAGCGAATTGACGACGCCCGCAGACGTTCTCGTCGTCCCCAAAATTCCGCTGCTGGGCTCCGGCAAGCCCGACTACGTCGCAGCGCTCAACCTCGCAAAGCAAACCCTGGCCTCGAAGTCAGGGGGCGTCGAACAGCGGCCCCTCACGCCGGCCGTCTGA
- the hemH gene encoding ferrochelatase has product MNEVPKPNQFEPESVVLPAGHPPVALGRIGVLLLNLGTPDGTTYWPMRRYLREFLSDERVIEEPKWKWWPILNLIILTVRPSRKGRDYASIWNNERNEGPLKTITRSKAEQLTSRLQGDPRIIVDWAMRYANPSTESRILALKEQGCDRILLVPLYPQYAAATTATACDQAFRALMKMRWQPAIRTAPSYHDHPVYIDALARSMQKSLADLDFEPEKIIATFHGMPEKYFKAGDPYHCQCQKTSRLLRQKLGISEDRWLTTFQSRFGNDPWLQPYTDKTVEALAKSGVKKLALVAPGFSADCLETLEELDVENRHIFESNGGEKFAYLKALNDSSEGVDVIEAVVRRELQGWL; this is encoded by the coding sequence ATGAACGAAGTTCCAAAGCCAAACCAGTTTGAGCCCGAATCCGTCGTGCTGCCCGCTGGGCATCCCCCGGTCGCGCTCGGCCGTATCGGCGTTCTTCTCCTCAACCTCGGAACCCCAGACGGCACGACCTATTGGCCGATGCGCCGCTACCTTCGCGAATTTCTCTCGGACGAGCGCGTCATCGAGGAGCCGAAGTGGAAATGGTGGCCGATCCTCAATCTCATCATCCTGACGGTGCGTCCGAGCCGCAAGGGTCGCGACTACGCGTCGATCTGGAACAACGAGCGAAACGAAGGACCGCTGAAGACGATTACTCGGAGCAAGGCCGAGCAATTGACGAGCCGGCTGCAGGGTGATCCGCGGATCATCGTTGATTGGGCAATGCGCTATGCCAATCCGTCGACGGAAAGCCGGATCCTGGCGCTGAAAGAGCAGGGCTGCGATCGCATTCTGCTCGTGCCGCTCTATCCGCAATATGCAGCGGCGACGACTGCGACGGCATGCGATCAAGCATTCCGCGCGCTGATGAAAATGCGCTGGCAGCCCGCCATTCGTACGGCACCGAGCTATCACGATCATCCCGTTTACATCGATGCGCTCGCGCGTTCGATGCAGAAGAGCCTGGCCGATCTCGATTTCGAGCCGGAGAAGATCATCGCGACGTTCCACGGGATGCCGGAGAAGTACTTCAAGGCCGGCGATCCCTATCATTGCCAGTGCCAGAAAACCTCGCGGCTGCTGCGGCAGAAGCTTGGCATTTCCGAAGACCGGTGGCTGACGACGTTCCAGTCGCGTTTCGGTAATGATCCGTGGCTGCAGCCCTATACGGATAAAACCGTCGAGGCGCTGGCCAAATCGGGCGTCAAGAAATTGGCTCTGGTCGCGCCGGGCTTTTCAGCCGACTGTCTTGAGACGCTCGAAGAACTCGACGTCGAGAACCGGCACATCTTCGAATCGAACGGCGGTGAGAAATTCGCTTATCTCAAAGCGCTCAACGACAGTTCCGAGGGTGTCGACGTGATTGAAGCCGTGGTGCGCCGCGAGTTGCAGGGTTGGCTCTAA
- a CDS encoding FAD-dependent oxidoreductase, which yields MSKSSILVVGAGIFGLWQAYTLARAGHRVRLIDEGRDLFARSSSRWAGAMIAPECEAEGAPLSVRDLGREGLRIWRETYPGIMNYGSLVLAHARDAGDLARFAKMTEGHAAVTGTRIADLEPSLAGRFERGLYFENESHVDPLKAMGWLLDELRSLGADIAFETRWDGRPQDITIDCRGIGASGDLAALRGVRGERVLIQTNDVSLSRPVRLLHPRQPIYVVPQGDGRFVVGATVIEREDNGPMSLRSALDLLGSAYALHPAFGEASILEMGAGVRPAFPDNVPRIIVEDTGRLIRVNGAYRHGFLLAPVLARAVGEYLSDGRREGPLFDAP from the coding sequence TTGAGCAAATCGTCCATTCTCGTTGTCGGCGCCGGCATATTCGGTCTTTGGCAGGCTTACACGCTGGCGCGCGCCGGGCACCGCGTGCGTTTGATCGATGAAGGCCGCGATCTGTTCGCGCGATCATCCAGCCGATGGGCGGGGGCGATGATTGCGCCCGAGTGCGAGGCTGAAGGCGCGCCCCTGAGCGTTCGCGATTTGGGACGTGAAGGGCTGCGCATTTGGCGCGAGACCTATCCCGGCATCATGAATTACGGATCGCTGGTGTTGGCGCACGCGCGCGACGCGGGTGATCTCGCCCGCTTTGCAAAGATGACGGAGGGACACGCGGCCGTGACGGGAACGCGGATCGCGGATCTCGAGCCGTCGCTCGCGGGGCGTTTCGAGCGCGGCCTCTATTTCGAGAACGAGTCACACGTCGATCCGCTGAAGGCAATGGGTTGGCTCTTGGATGAGCTTCGGTCGCTCGGGGCAGATATCGCGTTTGAGACTCGTTGGGACGGCCGGCCTCAAGACATCACGATCGATTGCCGGGGAATTGGTGCGAGCGGAGATCTGGCAGCGCTCAGGGGCGTGCGCGGTGAGCGCGTGCTCATTCAAACAAACGACGTGAGCTTATCGCGGCCGGTTCGTCTCTTGCATCCGCGTCAGCCGATCTATGTCGTGCCGCAGGGGGACGGACGGTTCGTCGTCGGCGCGACGGTCATTGAGCGCGAAGACAATGGCCCGATGTCGCTGCGCTCGGCGCTCGATCTTCTGGGTTCCGCCTATGCGCTGCATCCAGCGTTCGGTGAAGCCTCCATTCTCGAAATGGGAGCGGGGGTGAGACCGGCATTCCCCGACAACGTTCCCCGGATCATCGTCGAAGACACAGGACGCCTCATTCGCGTCAACGGCGCGTACCGGCACGGGTTTCTTCTTGCGCCGGTACTCGCGCGGGCGGTTGGCGAATATCTGTCAGACGGCCGGCGTGAGGGGCCGCTGTTCGACGCCCCCTGA
- a CDS encoding CHAD domain-containing protein: protein MPYRFKINEPVEKGFRRIAREQLDSSLAELAGPEADPKSVHECRKSIKRLRALLRLAADGLGAKKARRHTKALGEIGRLLSARRDQTVMLETIGKLSNEFPDGAAALAPFHAMLAARAAIEPERLDPHTADLARDLLIQEAKKITHFGIKKQGFAALAGGLEESYRRGRKASQYAYDEPTDENFHELRKAVQWHWRQMALLGRAWPDEFAVRVNAARELSQLLGDDHDLAVLVAAVSAAPDLADEQKDAAIALCRQQQQVLRAKAEYRVKRLFCEKTRDFIKRAAAYWDYGRALDPLVDAPSLVHSSDQADHVELAPVDDRAGEANKTSAPTKPRLAAKSVASAPSQRRA from the coding sequence ATGCCCTATCGGTTCAAAATCAACGAGCCCGTCGAAAAGGGGTTTCGTCGCATTGCGCGCGAGCAGCTCGATAGCTCGCTTGCTGAATTGGCGGGTCCGGAAGCCGATCCCAAATCCGTGCATGAGTGCCGTAAATCCATCAAGCGTTTGCGGGCGCTGTTGCGTCTCGCTGCGGATGGCTTGGGTGCAAAGAAGGCGCGGCGGCACACGAAGGCGTTGGGCGAGATCGGGAGGCTTCTCTCCGCGCGGCGCGACCAGACCGTGATGCTCGAAACGATCGGGAAACTTTCCAACGAATTTCCGGATGGCGCGGCCGCGCTCGCGCCCTTTCACGCTATGCTCGCGGCTCGTGCCGCAATCGAGCCGGAGCGGCTCGACCCGCATACCGCCGATCTTGCGCGTGATCTCCTGATCCAAGAGGCGAAGAAAATCACGCATTTCGGCATCAAGAAGCAGGGCTTTGCGGCGCTTGCGGGCGGCTTGGAAGAGAGCTACCGGCGAGGGCGGAAGGCAAGCCAATACGCCTACGACGAGCCTACCGACGAAAACTTCCACGAATTGCGCAAAGCTGTGCAGTGGCATTGGCGGCAGATGGCCTTGCTCGGCCGCGCGTGGCCGGATGAATTTGCTGTCAGGGTCAACGCCGCGCGAGAGCTCTCGCAGCTGCTTGGCGACGATCATGATCTCGCGGTGCTGGTCGCCGCAGTGTCGGCTGCGCCCGATTTGGCGGATGAGCAGAAAGACGCGGCCATTGCGCTTTGCCGGCAGCAGCAGCAGGTTTTGCGTGCGAAAGCCGAATATCGCGTGAAGCGGCTCTTTTGCGAAAAGACGCGGGACTTCATCAAGCGCGCAGCGGCATATTGGGACTATGGCCGGGCATTGGATCCGCTGGTCGACGCACCATCTCTGGTGCATTCGAGCGATCAGGCGGATCATGTCGAATTGGCTCCGGTCGATGATCGGGCTGGCGAGGCGAATAAGACGAGTGCACCGACGAAGCCAAGGCTCGCTGCAAAATCGGTGGCATCTGCCCCATCGCAACGGCGCGCCTGA
- a CDS encoding outer membrane beta-barrel protein, translated as MVDRLFAWLISGIVVVTLSSVPGQHARAQDATAGGQTTISETYPSGSSQQSLLQSDSQDDDDAGNGPASKSDRLDTVDPQQSGQVEDGDAGLSADPSGLVDGGVDTAGEQAQSLDGDPTRGGAPADGDDVVLNENPPAGYDPLLFQIEDLDPYSDNRTPRRLFRQEPYDPVGIKVGSFVLFPEVEFGASYYSNVFHAPGSPSDWAMDVKPGARLVSNWGTHALEFRAVGALSFYNDFPTEDDRDYTLEARARLDITRRANIQALISRQQYLEDRSALDASSVGTRSVVDTDRAEVAYNQRFNRLSYQLRGSVQDYTYGSTEDAGVVTPNRDRDYTVYEETVRTSWEAKPSFSPYFEFAYNHRDYGEAAQSDLINRTSDGQRYRFGVSFGNTGEILRGDISLGYGIQTPEDARLHPVDGLTIDANATWRASALTSVLFNASTDVSETTTANVGGAFYRSVGFEVRHELRRYLVASAGLVYSNQNSQDGIINDTQWAETVGIEYYANRNTVLFGKYQHVDFNGIGVPNDYVGDEVHFGVRLRQ; from the coding sequence ATGGTCGACCGGCTGTTCGCCTGGTTGATAAGTGGAATTGTGGTTGTAACGCTTTCGAGCGTGCCGGGACAGCATGCTCGCGCGCAGGATGCAACTGCTGGTGGGCAGACCACGATCAGCGAGACCTATCCTTCCGGATCTTCGCAACAGTCGCTGCTTCAATCCGATTCACAGGACGACGATGATGCCGGAAACGGGCCGGCATCGAAGTCCGATCGATTAGATACTGTTGATCCGCAGCAGAGTGGACAGGTGGAAGACGGCGACGCGGGTCTCTCCGCCGATCCCTCCGGCCTTGTCGATGGCGGCGTCGATACGGCGGGTGAGCAGGCGCAGTCGTTGGACGGAGATCCGACGCGTGGCGGCGCGCCCGCGGACGGCGACGACGTTGTGCTCAACGAAAACCCACCTGCGGGTTACGATCCGTTGCTCTTCCAGATCGAAGACCTCGATCCCTATTCCGACAACCGGACCCCGCGGCGGCTCTTCCGGCAGGAGCCCTACGATCCGGTTGGCATCAAGGTCGGCAGCTTCGTTCTCTTTCCAGAGGTCGAGTTCGGCGCGTCCTACTATTCGAACGTCTTTCACGCGCCCGGTTCGCCCTCCGATTGGGCGATGGATGTGAAACCGGGGGCGCGGCTCGTATCGAATTGGGGAACGCATGCGCTCGAGTTCAGGGCCGTCGGCGCGCTGAGCTTTTACAACGACTTTCCGACCGAAGACGATCGCGACTACACGCTCGAGGCGCGCGCCCGGCTCGACATCACGAGGCGCGCCAATATCCAGGCACTGATTTCGCGGCAGCAATATCTGGAAGATCGCTCGGCGCTTGACGCAAGTTCAGTCGGCACACGGTCGGTCGTCGACACGGATCGCGCGGAAGTCGCCTACAATCAGCGCTTCAATCGGCTGTCGTACCAGCTTCGCGGAAGTGTCCAGGATTATACTTACGGCAGTACCGAAGACGCGGGCGTTGTGACGCCCAATCGCGATCGCGACTATACGGTTTACGAGGAGACGGTCCGAACCTCTTGGGAGGCCAAGCCGTCGTTCTCGCCCTATTTCGAGTTCGCATACAATCATCGCGATTACGGGGAAGCTGCTCAGAGCGACCTCATCAATCGCACGTCGGATGGTCAGCGCTACCGGTTCGGCGTGTCGTTCGGAAACACGGGCGAAATTCTTCGTGGTGACATCAGCCTCGGGTACGGCATCCAGACGCCCGAAGATGCACGTCTTCACCCGGTCGACGGTCTGACGATCGATGCCAATGCGACGTGGCGTGCGAGCGCGCTGACATCGGTTTTGTTCAACGCCAGCACGGATGTTTCAGAGACGACGACCGCAAATGTCGGCGGTGCATTTTATCGTTCGGTCGGCTTCGAGGTTCGGCATGAGCTGAGACGCTATCTCGTCGCTTCCGCAGGGCTCGTCTATTCGAACCAGAACTCGCAGGACGGGATTATCAACGATACTCAATGGGCCGAGACGGTTGGCATCGAATACTACGCCAACCGCAACACTGTGCTCTTCGGTAAATACCAGCACGTGGATTTCAATGGCATCGGCGTACCGAACGACTACGTGGGCGACGAGGTCCACTTCGGCGTCCGGCTGCGCCAATAA